Below is a window of Culturomica massiliensis DNA.
TATATGTAAGTTTTTACTAATTCAAAGACTTACTTTTTTAATGGTAATTTTTTATAAGATAACCCCGTTTTTGAGTAAGAATGACAAAAACGGAGTTATTTCAACATAGATCAATATAAGTTAGTACTTGTTTGGATTATTCGTCTCTTTTAACCAAATCAAAAAAGCCACTGATTTCTTGTTGGTCGATGGCTTGGCGGACATTATAACGTTTTACCTGATCATAATATCCGGTTTTAGACAGTTTGATTTCGATAGTCACATCCCGGGAATTTTCATAAGTTAGACCGAGAATGTTAAATGAACGGGTTTCTTCGTAAGGTGTTGTTGTTAAGTATGTTTCATTTGTATTTTTTACAATATCCGGTATGCTTGAAATAACCCGCCAGGAAATCCGAGCGCCTCTTGGTTCTGAGTCAAAGTTCCAACGGATGATTGTACGTTCCAAAGCTGTTTCTCCGGGATTATCGCGATTTACCATTTTTGTTGCTTCACCTTTACGGATGGTAGGATCCTTTGCTACTGCAGCTACGGCCGCTGTTGTTACCGACTGTTGTTGCATAAGAGCATTTATCATTTTATCTTGTGCTTTTATCATGGCTTTTTTTCTTGAACCACAACTTGTTAATACAAAAACAGAAAACATAATGCATAATAAATAGTGAATTTTCATTTTAATGAGATTTTATTCTGCCTTTGCCCTTTTGGCGTAAAAAATTTGAGTTTATAGCACAAAAAAACGTGGGCAATACTCTTATTTTCTACTGAGGTCTTCGACTACCTTGCAATCAAATAAATAAGTAAGCCCACGATAAACATGGACATTGACCTTATTCTTGATTGCTTTGAAATTGTCGAAGTTTCAGTAGCAAGAATAAAAGTTAACGCTTTTATGTGTGTGTACCGGCACTTTTAGAGTGGGGCGGTACTTGTAAATGTTCAAAAAATAATGCTGTTATTTATTCATAGGCATATAGATTTAGTTATTCAATACAAATTTATGAAAAATAACTTGAATCAAAAAGACTCAAATTTGTGTTTATATAATTTTTTGAATAGTATCAATTTAATTCTCTCGTTTTTTGCTTGTTGTGTCAAAAGGTTTTTTATTTTTCTCAATAATTGTTTTAGTTAAATATCGATCACTTGATAACTATTGACACTATAAATGAAAGACTGACTGGCAATCCTGTCTCCAATCAGTCTTTTTAGGTGTAATTTTGTATAACGGACTCTCTTTTTATAATAGAGGTCGTTATCGGATGAATATTTCCAGTAGTTCGGCTTCTTGTTGCGGGATGAGAAATATATTTTTCAGACAGGCCGGAACAAGAATTGTTTCTCCTTTTTTTACTTGGATGGATTGGTCGGTGTCGTATACGATTGTAAAATTACCGTCCAGGCACATATAAATAACGAATGAGTCGATATCGATATAGTCTTTTTCGATTTCTTTGTCAAACTTCAGGTAACTGGTTGTGAAATAATTACAGTCGACAAGTTCTTCCGTATGGTTTTCGTGCCTGTGATAGGGAATGCTGTGTTCTTTCTGGGAATTAAAATGAATGACATCGGTAGCTAATTCCGTATGTAATTCCCGGGCGTTTCCGTTTTTGTCCCGGCGGTCGTAATCGTATATCCGATAAGTAATGTCGGAGGTTTGTTGTATTTCTGCAATGAAACATCCTTTTTCGATGGCATGTACCGTACCTGCCGGAATGAAAAAACAATCTCCTTTTTTTACCTTTTCAACGTTCAGGATTTCGGGAAGAGTGTTGTTGTGTAATTTAGTCAGATATTCCGATTTGTCTGTATCTTTATTAAAGCCGAGCAGCAGACGGGCTTCCGGATCAGCATCTACCAGGTACCACATTTCGGTTTTTCCATAGGCATTGTGGCGCTCTTTGGCTGTGGCGTCGTCCGGGTGTACCTGTATGGAAAGTTTGTCACAGGCGTCGATGTATTTGATCAGAAGCGGAAATTCCACTCCGAATTTTTCATAGATATGATCACCTACGAGGTCTCCCATATAGACTTCGATCAACTCTTCCAGGCTGTTATCTGCCAAGGCTCCTTCCGAGACGACGGATATGTTGTCCTGAACGCCGGAAAGCTCCCAGCTTTCTCCGATGGAATCTTTTACTTGATTGTCTTCGCTTTTATAAGCGAGCTTTTTGCCACCCCAAAGCGTTTGTTTGATGATAGGCTTAAATTTTAAAGGATATAGCATATTATTATTTGTGTTTCTCTTTTTTTGGCATAAAAATTGTATCTTGCACAAAAATAATGCAAGCCGAAAGCAGAAGCAAATTTTTTGAATGATGCAAAGGCACAGCTTCTTCTATGCAAAGATATATATTAATTGAAAATTATTTATGGGAATGGTTATGAAAGGTGGTAAATGCTTATTGATTTTCTTGTTTGCGGGAATATTTATGTCTTGTAGTGATGATGGTAAGCGCGACGATACAATATTGAATATTGATAAAGTGACCGGGAAGTATTGGTATTGCATAAATTGGGCAAATACACCGAACAGTTATACGACGGAAGATTTGGTTGAAGCTGTGAAGCTGGAAAGCAGCGGTAAGCTGTGGACGATGGATTTTAGCGGACGTATCGACCGGGAAGTCGGGACATGGTTCAGTGGAGAGAATGAAATAACCTTGCGATACGATAACGGTACTACCGAGAAATGGGGAGTATTGCATAGTGGAAGTAATTACCTGACGGTGATGGTGAATAAAGGGGAGCGTAAGTATGTGACAGAACCGGTTTATTTGCAGGATTTGACAGGGGATGCTTATCTGATAAATGAGATAAAGAGTTCGGGTGTCGAACCGACGCGGGTCGGTGTTTCCGTAAAGGGTAAGAATACGGTAAATATGAGTGAGGCTTCTGTTATCGCAGCTCCGGATAAGGTATTTAAGTTGGCTTATCGGAGCCGGGTAAAAAGCTGGACGGATAAGGGCGATATTGTAGCCAGTGAATTTGAGTTACCGGAAAATACCCGGGATATTGTCTTTTATATTAAAGTTTCCGGGCATCCTTTAAAATTTAAGGATCGTATATATGCTGAAAATTTACCGCAGCGTTCATTCCGGGATTTCGGACTGAATGCTTATAATGAAGGTAAAAGTCTGCGGGTGGAATGGAATCCTTACGATCAGGCCTCTGTTTATTACCGGGTGGAAGTTCTGAAAGAGAATGCGGATGCCGCTAATCCTTATTTTGTCAGTCAATTGTATGCCGGGATCGAATCACTGTCAGTCGATTCGAATACGAAGACGGAAACCGATGTGGAAAACCGGATGGGAGATTTGAAAAACGGTGATAAATACATCGTCCGGTTGTCGGCTATTTTATTGGAACCGGGAATCGATTACAATCATAAATACAGCAATGTAAATATTCAGGCTATTTCTTATGTCCAGAGAACTTTAGTATGGACGGAAGAATAGTCAGGCTAAAAATGCATGGATCGTTTTTAGCAGTATTTCCGGCTGTTCGTTGTGGATGGCATGCCCCGCTTGGGGAATGATTTCTACACGGGCTGCCGGAAATTGTTTTTTCAGGCATTCTCCTTCGTTGGGAATATATGCAGACTTTTCACCTTTGATAAACAATATCGGGCCGGGATAGATTTTGTCGGTTATGTCTGCCGGCCAATGGCATACTTCATTTATATTCTGTTGCAGGGCTTCCGGGTTGATTTTCCATTTCAGTCCTTTTATTGTTTTACGAATATTTTTGAACAATATCTGTTGGGTAGCGGTATCGCCGAAATGTTTTCGTATATCCGCCTGTAGTGCGTTGCGATTGGCAAATGTTCCCGGATTGACGGATGTGATATACGTCAGGATATTCAGATGTTCGAGCGAGGGCATATAGGCTATCGGTGCGATGTCTATGATAATGGCTTTAGAAATGTATTCAGGGTATTGCAATAGAAAAAACATAGCGGTTTTCCCTCCCATGGAGTGGCCGATAAGGTGAGGTTTTGTCAATCCGAGTTTCTGAATCAATTCCAGTAAGTCTCCGCATAAGGCCGGATAATTGTGTTGCGGGTGATGCGGGGATTGACCGTGATTGCGCATATCGGGAATGATAACCCTGAAACGGTCTTTTAAACGATGCATGATGGGTAGCCAGTTGTCGGAAGCCCCCCACAGTCCGTGTAAGATAATCAGGGGCTGTCCTTCTCCTTCTTCCCGGTAATATAGTCTCATGGGTATAGATGTTAAAAAAAGCCGCCCGAAGGCGGCTTTCAGTGAATTAATCTTTCAGCTTGGCCTTCAGATATTCTCTGTTGAGTCGGGCGATATGCTCGATAGAAATGCTTTTCGGGCATTCGGCTTCACATGCACCTGTATTGGTACAGTTTCCGAATCCGAGTTCATCCATTTTGGCAACCATTGCTTTAGCGCGGCGGGCGGCTTCTATTTTACCCTGCGGTAAGAGGGCAAATTGTGAAACTTTTGCAGCTACGAATAACATGGCTGACGAGTTTTTACATGTGGCTACACAAGCCCCGCAACCGATACATGCGGCTGCATCCATCGCTTCCTCGGCTTTTTCATTTGCAATCGGAATTGCATTTGCGTCGGGTACACCACCGGTATTTACAGACACATATCCTCCGGCTTGCTGTATCTTTTCGAAAGCATTACGATCGACGATCAGGTCTTTGATAACGGGGAATGCTCCGCTCCGCCAGGGTTCGATGGTGATGGTTGCGCCATCTTTAAAGCGACGCATGTGCAATTGGCAGGTGGTCACATCGTCGTCCGGGCCATGAGCACGTCCGTCGATAAACAAGCTGCACATACCGCAAATACCTTCACGGCAATCGTGGTCGAAAGCAACCGGTTCTTTGTTTTCACTGACCAGTTGTTCATTCAGGATATCCAACATTTCGAGGAATGAAGTACCGGTCGAAATATCATGGACTTTATAGGTTTCAAATCCGCCTTTGGATTTGGCGTCTTTCTGCCGCCATACCTTAAGTGTCAATTCTTTTAATATAGTATCTGCCATAACTAAACTTCGTTTTAAATTTTAAATTGTAGATTTCAAATTGTGTCGTTTACAATTTAAAGTTTACAATTTGCAATGGTCATTATTTATAAGAGCGTTGTGTAAGTTCGACATTCTCGAATACCAAATTTTCTTTGTGTAATTCGGGAGCTTTGTCTTCTCCTTTGTATTCCCATACAGAAACGTAGGTATAGTGTGCGTCGTCACGTTTGGCTTCTCCTTCTTCGGTTACTGATTCCAAACGGCAGTGGCCACCACAGGATTCGTTCCGGTCGAGAGCGTCGTGTGCCATCAAATTTGCCAATTCGATAAAATCGGCTACACGTGCTGCTTTTTCCAATTCGTTGTTCATGGCTGTGAATTCTCCTACAACGCGTAAATCTTTGTAGAATTCTTCTTTCAGTTCGGCGATCAGCTGAATTGCTTTTTCCAAACCTTTGGCTTCACGTGCCATGCCGATATAATCCCACATGATATGTCCCAATAGCTTATGGAAATGATCCGGAGATTTGGTCCCTTTAATGTCGAATAATTTACGTAAACGTTCTGTGACGTGTTTCTCGGCTTCGTCGAACTCCGGGGTATTGGTTTTAATTTTCGGAGTTTGGATTTCTTTGGCGAGATAATCACCGATAGTATACGGCAAAATGAAATATCCGTCAGCCAATCCCTGCATCAATGCCGAAGCACCCAGACGGTTGGCTCCGTGGTCGGAGAAGTTACATTCTCCGATGGCATATAATCCCGGAATGGTCGTCATCAGGTTGTAATCCACCCATAATCCGCCCATTGAATAGTGTATAGCCGGATAAATCATCATCGGGTTATTGTACGGATCGACAGCCGTAATTTTTTCATACATCTGGAATAAGTTTCCGTACCGTTTTTCGATGGTGTCACGGCCTAATTGCTCGATGGCGTATTTGAAGTCCAGGAATACGGCTTTTCCCGTGTTGTTGACACCGAAGCCGGCATCACATCTTTCTTTGGCTGCACGTGAAGCCACGTCGCGGGGAACCAGGTTTCCGAATGCCGGATAACGGCGTTCCAGGTAGAAATCACGGTCTTCATCCGGAATATCGTTCGGATTTAAAGTCCCGGCTTGTAATTTTTGGGCATCTTCTATTTTTTTCGGTACCCATACGCGGCCGTCGTTACGTAAAGATTCCGACATCAGTGTCAGTTTACTCTGCTGTTCTCCGTGAACGGGAATACAGGTCGGGTGAATCTGTACGAAACAGGGATTACCGAACATGGCACCTCTTTTATAAGCTTGCCATGCAGCACTTCCGTTACATCCCATAGCATTGGTTGAAAGGAAGAATACGTTACCGTATCCGCCGGTTGCCAAAACAACGGCATGTGCTCCGAAACGCTCGATCTTACCCGTTACTAAATCACGGGCAATCACTCCGCGGGCTTTGCCGTCAACAACTACGATATCGAGTATCTCGTGGCGATCGTATACCTTGATTTTGCCTTTTTCAATCTGCCGGTTCATGGCACTGTAACAACCCAGCAATAATTGCTGTCCCGTTTGACCGCGGGCATAGAATGTACGGCTTACCAATGCACCTCCGAAAGAACGGTTGGCTAATAAACCGCCGTAATCGCGGGCGAAAGGAACTCCCTGGGCAACACACTGGTCAATGATGGCGTTACTTACTTCTGCCAAACGGTAAACATTAGCTTCCCGTGCACGGTAGTCACCACCTTTGATGGTTTCATAGAACAAACGGAATACAGAGTCGTTATCGTTCGGATAGTTTTTAGCAGCATTGATACCTCCCTGTGCAGCAATGGAGTGAGCACGGCGGGGGGAATCCTGATAGCAAAAAGCAGCTACATTATAGCCTAATTCTGCGAGGCTGGCAGCAGCAGAACCTCCTGCCAATCCGGTACCTACGACGATAATATCCAGTTTCTTTTTGTTGGCCGGGCTGACAACACCGATATGGGCTTTATGGTTTGACCACTTGTCTTTTAACGGTCCGGCA
It encodes the following:
- a CDS encoding succinate dehydrogenase/fumarate reductase iron-sulfur subunit — encoded protein: MADTILKELTLKVWRQKDAKSKGGFETYKVHDISTGTSFLEMLDILNEQLVSENKEPVAFDHDCREGICGMCSLFIDGRAHGPDDDVTTCQLHMRRFKDGATITIEPWRSGAFPVIKDLIVDRNAFEKIQQAGGYVSVNTGGVPDANAIPIANEKAEEAMDAAACIGCGACVATCKNSSAMLFVAAKVSQFALLPQGKIEAARRAKAMVAKMDELGFGNCTNTGACEAECPKSISIEHIARLNREYLKAKLKD
- a CDS encoding alpha/beta fold hydrolase, encoding MRLYYREEGEGQPLIILHGLWGASDNWLPIMHRLKDRFRVIIPDMRNHGQSPHHPQHNYPALCGDLLELIQKLGLTKPHLIGHSMGGKTAMFFLLQYPEYISKAIIIDIAPIAYMPSLEHLNILTYITSVNPGTFANRNALQADIRKHFGDTATQQILFKNIRKTIKGLKWKINPEALQQNINEVCHWPADITDKIYPGPILFIKGEKSAYIPNEGECLKKQFPAARVEIIPQAGHAIHNEQPEILLKTIHAFLA
- a CDS encoding fumarate reductase/succinate dehydrogenase flavoprotein subunit, encoding MSIIDAKIPAGPLKDKWSNHKAHIGVVSPANKKKLDIIVVGTGLAGGSAAASLAELGYNVAAFCYQDSPRRAHSIAAQGGINAAKNYPNDNDSVFRLFYETIKGGDYRAREANVYRLAEVSNAIIDQCVAQGVPFARDYGGLLANRSFGGALVSRTFYARGQTGQQLLLGCYSAMNRQIEKGKIKVYDRHEILDIVVVDGKARGVIARDLVTGKIERFGAHAVVLATGGYGNVFFLSTNAMGCNGSAAWQAYKRGAMFGNPCFVQIHPTCIPVHGEQQSKLTLMSESLRNDGRVWVPKKIEDAQKLQAGTLNPNDIPDEDRDFYLERRYPAFGNLVPRDVASRAAKERCDAGFGVNNTGKAVFLDFKYAIEQLGRDTIEKRYGNLFQMYEKITAVDPYNNPMMIYPAIHYSMGGLWVDYNLMTTIPGLYAIGECNFSDHGANRLGASALMQGLADGYFILPYTIGDYLAKEIQTPKIKTNTPEFDEAEKHVTERLRKLFDIKGTKSPDHFHKLLGHIMWDYIGMAREAKGLEKAIQLIAELKEEFYKDLRVVGEFTAMNNELEKAARVADFIELANLMAHDALDRNESCGGHCRLESVTEEGEAKRDDAHYTYVSVWEYKGEDKAPELHKENLVFENVELTQRSYK
- a CDS encoding type I phosphomannose isomerase catalytic subunit, which gives rise to MLYPLKFKPIIKQTLWGGKKLAYKSEDNQVKDSIGESWELSGVQDNISVVSEGALADNSLEELIEVYMGDLVGDHIYEKFGVEFPLLIKYIDACDKLSIQVHPDDATAKERHNAYGKTEMWYLVDADPEARLLLGFNKDTDKSEYLTKLHNNTLPEILNVEKVKKGDCFFIPAGTVHAIEKGCFIAEIQQTSDITYRIYDYDRRDKNGNARELHTELATDVIHFNSQKEHSIPYHRHENHTEELVDCNYFTTSYLKFDKEIEKDYIDIDSFVIYMCLDGNFTIVYDTDQSIQVKKGETILVPACLKNIFLIPQQEAELLEIFIR